DNA sequence from the Brachybacterium sp. P6-10-X1 genome:
TCGCCGTCCGGTGACTTCACGGCGGTGCTGCTGGCGGAAGGGGTCGAGCTGAGACCGACGATCCGCACGGTCGACGGCACCGAGGTGTGGTCCGACGACCTCGGCCACGCGAACCGGGACGTGCCCGGCGTGGTGTGGGAGCTGGGCGACGACGTGCTGTGGGTGCTCTCGACCGATCACGGCAACGCGAGCGTGCGCCGCGGCGAGGACGGGGCGTGGACGAAGACCCCCGGCAGCGAGGACATGCCGGAGGACATCGCCGAACTCGCCCGGTGACGTGAGGGGGACGCGCAGGCAGGCGCCGGTGGGACGCGACAGGCAGGCGCCGGTGGGACGCGACAGGCAGGTGTCGGTGGAGGCCCTGGCGGGCCGGGGACCGGCGGGACGCGCGGCCGGCCAGGTGGGGGTGAAACCCGTCCTGCCGCGTCGGTCAGGGCAGCCGCACGACCTGCCCCGCGTAGGAGAAACCGCCCCCGAAGCCGAGCAGCAGCGCCGTGGCCCCGGAGGGCACACGACCTGCCTCGCGCATCCGGGAGATCGCCAGCGGGATCGTGGCCGCCGAGGTGTTCCCGGAGGTGATGACGTCATCGGCGACGACGGCGTCCTCGCGCAGCCCGAGCGACGCGGCGAGCGGCTCGATCATGCGCAAGTTCGCCTGGTGCGGGACGAACACGTCGATGTCCTCCATCGTCAGGCCGGCCGCCTCGACGACCTGCTGGGCGATGCCGGGAGCTTCCCGCAGCGCCCATCCGAGCACCTGACGGCCGTCCTGGGCGAAGAATCCCCCGGGAGGGCTGATGGTCACGGCGTCCACGAGCTCCGGGACGGTGCCCCAGACGACGGGGAGGATCCCGGGCTCCTCCGCCGCACGCAGGACGACGGCGCCGGCGCCGTCGGCGGTGAGCACGCACGTGGTGCGATCGGTGAAGTCGGTGACGGCGGAGAGCTTCTCGGCGCCGATGACCAGGGTCGCGGTGGAAGCGCCGGCGCGGATCCCCTGGTCCGCGACGGCCAGGGCGTGGCCGAAACCGGAACAGGCGGCACCGATGTCGAAGGCGGCCGGCGCGGAGAGGCCGAGGGCGTGAGCGACGCGACCGGCCGTGCTCGGGGACCTCTCGTCATCGGAGCAGGTCGCGACGATCACCTGGGTGACCTCGGCCGGATCGATCCGCGCATCCGAGAGGGCGGACCGTGCGGCACGGGTCGCCATCTCGGCCACGGTCTCGGCGTCCCCGGCGATGCGGCGCTCCTGGATGCCGGTGCGGCGGCGGATCCAGTCGTCGCTGGTCTCGACCATCTTCTCGAGGTCATGATTGGTGAGGACCCGCTCGGGTCGGTGATGGCCGACGCCGATGATCGCGGAGCCGGGCGAGGTGGGATTCACGAAGGAGCCTCCCTGGAGGTGGATCGAGGAACGGCGCGTCGGGCCGCGGGGATCCCATGATCGCGCATGGGACGCGCCGCCGGTCTCAGGCCGTGATGGTCACGTGGGAACGCTCATCGGCGCCGCGGCGCACATGGATCTGCTCGGCGATCTGCGCTTTCATGTCCCCGACATGGCTGACGATGCCGATGGTGCGGCCGTGCTCGGCGAGCCGCCCGATCTCCCGCACCACGGTCTCGAGGGTCTCGGGATCCAGGGAGCCGAAGCCCTCGTCGATGAACAGGGTCTCCATCCGCACTCCGCCGGCCTCGCCGGTGACGATGTCGGCCAGACCGAGCGCGAGGGCGAGGGAGACGAAGAAGGTCTCCCCACCGGAGAGGGTCTCGGGCACGCGCACCTGATCGGTGCGGCGGTCCATGACCAGCAGGTCGAGGCCGGTCTTGCGGGCGCCGCGCCTGCCGGTGTCGCGCAGCAGCTCGAGGTCGGAGCCGGAGAACAGAGCCAGGCGCGCGTTCGCGGCCTGCACCACCGCGTCCAGCCGCCACATGAGCACATAGGTGGACAGCTGCACGCGCTCGCCGTCGGCGGAGCGGCCGGTGGCGAGGTCTGCCACGCGCACCACCACCCCGGCCTCCGCGCTGACCGTCTCCACCTGGGCCGATGCCGTGGCGAGGGCCGCGCGCGCTTCTCTCCCGCGCTCGGCGACGGCGCCCCGGCGGGCCGCGAGGTCGGCGGCCTCGCGGGCGGCGGCCCGGGCAGCGGTGAGCTTCTCGGTCGCCGCGGTGCGCGCGGCATCGGCCCGCTCGCGGGCCTCGTCGCTCGCGGTCGTCCCGGCGATCCCCTCCTCGGCGAGGCCGTCGGACAGGCGGGACTCCTCCACCGTGCGGGTCTCGAGCAGGCGGGCGAGGCGGTGGCGCTCGTCCTCCTCGAGCACGGCGGCGCGGGCCTGCTCATCCGTGGTGCGGGCCGGCCCGTCGGCGGAGAGGTCGTCCTCGCCGGTCGCACCGGCCTGCGTTTCCGGGGCGAGGTCCGCGGTGGCCAGGGCCTGCTCCGCCTCGGTGGCGAGTTCGGCGGCGCGCTGCTCGGCCTCGGTCCGTCGGCGCAGCGCCTCGCGCAGGCCGGTCGCCGCGCGGGCGGTGGCGAGGTGGCCGCGGCGCCGGGCGGCGAGGGACTCGTGCTCTCCGCGGGCCTCGGTGACCTTGGCGTGGTCGGCCTCGAGGGTCTGCTCGAGCCCGGTGAGGGCGGTGCGTTCACGTTCGACGGCCAGGGCGTCCTGCTCGCGGCGCCGGTCCAGTCGGGCGCTCTCCTCGTCGTGGCGCGTGATCGTCGCGTCCAGCTCGGCGGCCTTCGCCTCTGCGTCACGAGCGGTGCGCAGGTTCTGCGTCGCCGCGGTGACGGCCTGCTCGGCGGCCTCGGCGGTGAGCTCCCCGGCGGCGTCCTGCAACCGGGTGAGCTCCTGGGCGGCGAGGGCATGGGCCTGCTCGGCGCCGGCCTGCTCGGACTCGGCCGTCTTCCGCCGCTGTTCGGCCTCCTCGACCTGCTCGGGGCTGACGGCGTCCTCGGACTGATCGGCGCGATCGGGATGCTCCAGGGCACCGCAGACGGGGCAGGCCTCGCCGTCGGCGAGGTCCACGGCGAGTTCGGCGGCGATGCCGGCGAAGCGGCGGCGGCGCAGCTCCGCCTCGGTCTCGGCGAAGTCCTTGGCGGTGGCCAGCGTGCGCGAGGCCCTGTCCTTCGCGGTGTCGACGGCCTTCTTCTGGGCGACGGCCGCGGTGGCGGCGCGGCGCTGTTCCTCGGCGGTGCGCTGGGCGAGGCGGGCGTCCCCGAGCGCGGCAGCGGCGGTGCGCTCCCGCGCGCGGTCGGCGACGAGCTGCTCGCGCTCCGCGGGGCGGGCAGCGGCCTGCTGGATGAGCGTCTCGAGGGCCGTGGCCGATGCGGTCAGGGCCTCGCGACGGTCCGCGAGCTCCTTGCCGCGGGTGGGCAGGGCGGTCTCGAGAGCGACGAGATCGGCGAGCGCACCCGCGGCGGAGGTGGCCTCGTCCGCCGCTGCGGCCAGCTGCTGATCGGCGGCAGCGGCATGCGCAGCGGGACCGAGCAGGTCGACGAGCTCCGGGTGCTCCTCGCGGGTGGTGCTCGCCTGCTGCGCGAGCTGCTCGATGGCCTCCCCCGCCTGCGTCGAGGCCCGGTCCCGGCGCTGCAGCAGCGCGACGACCGGTCGGGCGGCCTCGTCGCGGCGCAGGGCGGTGCGGGCGCTGTCGATCGCGGGGCGCTCGGTCTCCAGCCGGGCGGCGAGCGTGTCGAGCTCGCGGCGGCGGTCGATGCGTTTCCGGGCCGCGTCCGTCGCGTCGGCGGCGGTGCGGGCGGCCTGTTCGGCGGCGGCAGCGGTCTCGGCGTGGCCGTGCGCCTCCTGCGCGCGGGCGGCGGCGGCCTCGAGGTGCTCATCGGCGAGGGTGGCGAGCGGCTCGAGGCGCAGCGCGGCGGCGGCCTCCTGGAGGGCGGTGGCATGCTCCTCGTCGACGCCGGTCGCCTCGACGTAGCGGGCCAGGGCACGGCCGAGGGTCCCCGTCGCCGCGTCGACCTGCCGTTTGGCGGTCTTGCGCATCTCCTCGAGCTGCTTCTCGACGTCGGCGTAGATCTCGGTGCCGAAGACGCGCTGGAGCACCTGCTGGCGCTCCCCGGTGCCGGCGCGCAGGAAGCGGGCGAACTCGTTCTGCGGCAGCAGGACCGTCTGGGTGAACTGTTCCCGGGTCAGGCCCACGGCGCGCTGGATCTCCCGGCCCACCTCGTCGATGCGGGTAGCGAGCGCCTGGACATCGGCCCCGCCGCCGGCGGTGTCCGCGATGACGGCGGGGATCAGCTGCGGGGAGCCGATCCGCCACAGCACGGCTTTGGCCTGCTCCTTCGTGGTGCCGGTGCCGCGCTTCTTGGCGCGCTGGAACTCGGGCCGGCGGCGCACGCGGTAGATGCCGGAGCCGGTCTCGAAGACGAGGTCGACGACGCTGGGCTCGGTGGGGGCCGCGAATTGGGAACGGATGCGGTCTCCGCTGGTGGCGCTCCCGGCGACGTGGCCGTACAGGGCGTAGACGATCGCGTCCACGATCGTGGACTTGCCCGATCCCGTCGGACCTTCGAGCAGGAACATGCCGCTGGCGCCGAGGGCGGCGAGATCGATGTCGATGGTGCCGGCGAAGGGGCCGATGCCGGTCAAGCGCAGGTGGTGGAGCTTCATGAGGCCTCCCGCTGGCCGCGCGCCTGCGTGTAGGCGCGCTCGAGGACCTGATGTTCGCCGGCTGTGGGATCGGCACCGGTGGTGGCGGCGAGGAACTCGTCCATCACCTGCAGCGGGTTCTGCTCGCGGCGCACCACCGGGGTGTGCTCCGAGGCGGTGCGACCCTCCGGCTCGTACTCGGTGACCAGCAGGTGCGGGTACGCCTCGCGCAGCTGCTCCTGCAGGTGGGCGGGCCGGGCGGCGTCGGTGACGACGGCTTTGAGCCAGTCACCGCCGTGAGAATCCTGTTGCGCGAGGATCTCCTCGAGCGATCCGCGCAGCTCGGTCAGGCGCCGCGGGGCGGGAGTCGCGATCCGCTCCACGCTCACCGCGGCGGTGCCGTTCTCGTCACGGGCGCCGAGGTCGACCAGCAGCACGGATTTGCGGTGCCGGCGCTCGGAGAAGGAGAAGGCCAGCGGCGAGCCGGAGTACCAGGCGGGGGCGCCGACGGTGGCGGTGAGGTCCTGGCAGCCGTGGAGATGGCCGAGGGCGAGGTAGTCGATGCCGCCGAGCACGCCGGCGGGCACCGAGTCGACACCGCCGACGGACAGGTCGCGCTCGGAATCGGAGGCCTCTCCCCCGGTGACGAAGGTGTGGGCGAGCACGACCGTGCGCGCCCCCGGATGCGCGGCGGCACGCTCGCGCACGCGGTCCAGGGCGGCGCGGGTGACCGCCTCGTGGCTGCGGGCCAGCGGCTGCTCGCCGTCGGCCGCGAGCTCGGTGCGCGCCCTGTCCGGCTCGAGATAGGGCAGGCCGAAGAAGAGCACCTCGCCGTGCTCGTCCTCGACGCTGACGGGGTGCTCGATGCCGGGGACGTCGGTGAGCAGGTGGATCCCGGCGCGCATGAGCGCGCGGCCGAAGCCGAGCCGCTCCGGGGAGTCGTGGTTGCCGGAGGTCAGCACCACGGTGGCGCCGGTGTCCGCCAGGCGCGCGAGGGCGTCGTCCAGCAGCGTCACGCTCGTCACGGCGGGCACGGCGCGGTCGTAGACGTCGCCGGGGATGACGACGACGTCGACCTCCTTCTCCCGCACCAGGTCGACGAGCCAGTCGAGGAAAGCGGCCTGGTGCTCGTGCAGGTCGACCTTGTGCAGGGTGCGCCCCAGGTGCCAATCCGAGGTGTGCAGGATTCTCATGGGTCCGAGCCTACGAGCGGGGGCCGACGGACGAGCATGCCGACGCTCCGCGGTGGACGCCGGGGCACCGGGGAGGATCCTCGGGCCGCCGTTCCCCGGGAAGCCCGTCGGGCCGCCGTCCTCTCAGGACGAGGCCCGCCCGCTCTCGTCCTCGGCGGGCACCCAGGCGGCGGCGAGGTTCTCGGAGCCCCGCGCCAGCATCGCCACGTCGGCGCCGACCAGCAGGAAGTCGACCCCGTCGGACGCATACCCCCGAGCCACCTCCGGGTCGAAGGCGTTCACGCCGACGGGCATGCCCGCCGCCGTCGCCGCCGTGATCACGCGGCGCACGCTCGCGACCACGTCGGGGTGGGACTGCCGGCCGAGCACCCCCATCGAGGCCGCGAGGTCGGAAGGGCCGACGAAGACGCCGTCGATCCCGTCGACCGCGAGGATCTTCTCGATGTTCTCCACCGCCTCGGCGGATTCGATCTGCACGAACAGCGCCACGTGCTCGGCTTCCGCGGGAACCTGCTGCCGGCCGCCGACGCCGAATCCGCCGGGAGCTCGGCCGCCGCCTGAGCATCCGGGACCGCGCACTCTCGAGAGGACGACGCCTGCCCGTCGACCCTTCGACGGTGGCGTCGACCCATCGGCCCTCCGACGGTGGCGTCGACCCGTCGGCCCTCCCCCACCCCCCCCACGTCCCCACCACGTCGCAAGGAGAATCATGACCGAGAACCGCGAGCAGGATCTGCTGGCCCGCGTGCCCGACGGGCTGCTGATCGCCGGCAGCTGGCGCGCCGCCGGGAGCGGGAAGACGCTGGAGGTCCGCGATCCCGCGACCGGCGAGGTGCTCAGAACGATCGCCTCCGCCTCGGGCGCGGACGCCCAGCAGGCGATGGACGCGACGGCGGATGCCTTCCCTGCCTGGGCCGCGACCCCGGCGCGGGAGCGGGCCGAGCTGCTGCGGCGCGCCTTCGATCTGCTCCAGGAGCGTGCCGAGGAGTTCGCTCTGCTGATGACGCTGGAGATGGGTAAGCCCCTGGCCGAGGCGCGCGGGGAGGTCACCTATGGCGGGGAGTTCCTGCGTTGGTTCAGCGAGGAGGCCGGCCGGATCCAGGGACGGTACGGCGCGACCCCGGAGGGACACGGCCGGATGATCGTCTCGCAGCATCCCGTCGGACCGTGCTACCTGGTCACGCCGTGGAACTTCCCGCTGGCGATGGCGACCCGCAAGATCGCGCCGGCGCTGGCGGCCGGATGCACCGTGGTGATCAAGCCACCGCAGCTGACCCCGCTCACGACCCTGTTCTTCGTGGCGCTGCTGGAGGAGGCGGGCCTCCCCGCCGGCGTGGTCAACGTCGTCACCTCGACCTCCTCGCGCACGGTCTCCGAGCCCATCCTGGCCGATCCGCGGCTGCGCAAGCTCTCCTTCACCGGCTCCACCGGTGTGGGGCAGAAGCTCCTGGCCCAGGCGGCACCGGGTGTGCTGCGCACCTCGATGGAGCTGGGCGGGAACGCACCCTTCGTCGTGTTCGAGGACGCCGATCTGGAGCAGGCGGTCGAGGGCGCGCTCGCGGCGAAGTTCCGCAACATCGGGCAGGCCTGCACCGCCGCGAACCGCTTCCTGGTCCACCGCTCGCTGGCCGAGGAGTTCGCCCGTCGCGTCACCGAACGGGTCCAGCACCTGGGCATGGGGCGCGGCACCGAGGAGGGGGTGACGATCGGGCCGCTGATCGACGCCGACGCGGTCGACAAGACCGGAACCCTGGTGAACGATGCCGTCGAGCGCGGGGCGCAGGTCACCACCGGCGGGTCGGCGATCGACGGTCCGGGCACGTTCTTCGAGGCCACGGTGCTGACGAACGTCGCCCCGGGCAGCGCGCTGCTGCGCGAGGAGATCTTCGGGCCGGTGCTGGCGATCGTCCCCTTCGACACCGAGGACGAGGCCGTCGCGCTCGCCAACGACACCGAGTACGGACTGGTCTCCTACGTCTACACCCGGGATCTCGCCCGCGGGCAACGGATGATCGAGCTGCTCGAGACAGGGATGATGGGGCTGAACATCGGCGTCGTCTCCAATGCGGCCGCGCCCTTCGGCGGCTGGAAGATGTCGGGCCTGGGCCGCGAGGGCGGGGCCGAGGGCATCCACGAGTATCTGCAGTCGAAGTACACCCTCACCCCGTCGCCCTTCTGAACCGGCGGTGCCGGGGCAGCGCCGGGCAGTCGGCCAAGCGCCAGCGACGAGCCGCTGGCCCACCGCCGGTCGCCGCCGGGGGCCGCCCCGTCGACCGCACCACCGACCGCTCCGCCGTCGTCCGCTACCCCTGGTAGGTCGCCTCGTCCAGGCCCGACATGGTCGGGTCGTGGTCGAGGCGCCCCACCTCGTACATCGAGCTCATCCAGTGATAGAAGTTGTCGCCGCGCGCCTGCAGCCGCCGGTAGAGGTCGGCGAGCATCTCCGAACGCGGCTCCTCGAGCTCCGGGTCGTCGTAGCGGTTGGTGAGCTCGTCGGGGTCGGTCACCAGGTCGTAGAACTCGTTGCGGGACTCCGGGTTCACGACCAGCTTGTAGCGGCGACCGCGCAGCATGCGCTGGGCGATCGGGAAGTGGTGCCCGTGGAACTCGCACAGCACGTGGTCGTCCCATTCCACCTGCTCGCCGCGCACGATCGGCAGCAGGGAACGTGAGTCCACCGCGGGAGAGGTGTCGAGCCCCGCGAGATCGAGGAACGTCGCCGGCAGGTCCAGCAGCGTCACGAACTCCTCGCGCTCCTGGGGCGGGCACCCGGGCACCCGCAGCAGGCCGCCGGTGCGGTAGATGTCGTCGTACATCGCCGGACCCTTGTCGTGCAGCCGGTGGGAGCCGGTGAACTCCCCGTGGTCGGAGCTGAAGGCGACGGCGGTGGTGTCGGCCAGGCCCAGCTCCTCCATGGCCGCCAGGATGCGCCCGAACTCGTGATCGATCATGGTCACATAGCCCCAGTACACGGCGATGAGCTTGCGCGACTGCTCCTCGGTGAGGGTGTCGAAGGCCCAATGCCGGGAGTAGTTCTCCTGCACCGGGGGCTTGTCGGCGAAGTCCTCGGCGATCGAGCGCGGCAGCTCCACGTCCGCCGGGTCGTACAGGTCGAAGTACTCGTCGGGGATCACGTAGGGCAGGTGCGGGCCGGAGAAGCTCGAGACCACGAAGAAGGGGGCCTCGCCGGTGCGGGCGCCCTCGGCGTAGCGGGTGAGCATCTCGATGGTGCGGTCGGCAAGGTAGTGCTCGAAGGTCGCCTCCAGCGGCTGGTGCAGTCGCGCGGCCAACAGGTTGGAGACCTCCCCGTTGGGGAAGGTGCCGCGGATGCGATCGCTGATCGCGTAGGGCGGATGACCGTGCTCCTCGAGCCAGGCGACGTAGTCGGGATGGTCAACCGTGTTGTGCCAGCCCGGGTAGTGCTCCGCCTCGAAGCCGAAGTCGGCGGCGGTCCGCTCCTCGCCCACGTGCCACTTGCCCACGAGTCCGCACTCGTAGCCGTGCTCGCGCAGCGCCTCGGGCACCGTCCACTGGTCCTCGGGGAGGTCCTCGATGTAGCCGACGTTGCGCTCGTGGTTGGCCAGCAGCTTGTGACGGAAGGGCGCAGCGCCGGTGAAGAGGGAGGCGCGGGCCGGGGTGCAGATCGCCGTCGGCGTGAACCAGTTGTCGAAGCGGGTCCCGCTCGCGGCGAGCGCGTCGAGCGTCGGGGTGCGGCAGATCGTGTTGCCGTAGCAGCCCATGGTGTCGACCCGATGCTGGTCGGTCATGAGCATGAGGATGCTGCGGCGACCCTGCGGTTCGGGTGCGGCGGAGCCGGTGGTGGCGGCGACGGATGCGGAGGGGGTGGTGGACATGCGGGGGCCTTTCCGGTCGGGGCGGCAGGTCAGGAGCGGGAGGTGGCGAGCTGGTCCATCTGCTCGAGCTCGAGGTTCTTGGTCTCGGGGACGAACTTCAGCACGAACACGATCGAGACGAGGGCGACGGCGGCATAGAGGGCGTAGGTGGTCCCGATGGACCAGGCGGCGAGCACCGGGAAGGTCAGGGTGACGGCGAAGTTCGAGGCCCACTCCACCCCGCCGGCGACGGAGGTCGCGGCGCCCCGGAGACGGTTGGGGAACATCTCGCCGATCAGCACCCACATGATCGGTCCCCAGGTGCCCGCATAGGCGAACACGTACAGGCACAGCGCCACCAGGGCCAGCACCCCACGCATCGGATTCGAGGCGAGGTCGGGGGCGAGACCGCCGCCGTCCTGGGCGACCTGCGGGGCGGTGAGCATCACGATCGCCGTGACCACGAGGGCCGCGAACATCGCGACCGAGCCCCACAGCAGCAGCGGTCGCCGCCCGATCCGGTCCACCAGCAGCATGCCGACGATGATCGCTGCGATCTTCACGCCCGTCAGGACGAGGGTCTGCTGGAGGGCATCCTGCTCGTCGAAGCCGATGGTGGAGAAGATCGTGGTCGCGTAGTAGAAGATCGCGTTGATCCCGACCAGCTGCTGCAGCGCGGCCAGGCCGATGCCGACCCACACGATGCGCTGCAGGTTCGATCCGCTCGGGGCGAGCAGGGAGCGGAATCCGCCGCCGTGATCGCCCAGCGAGAACCTGATCTCCTCGACGCGCTGATCGACGCCCTGCTCACCCACGGTGCGCACGAGCACCGCGCGGGCCTCCTCGAGACGGCCGCGGGAGATGAGGAAGCGTGGCGACTCGGGTGTCACGAGCGAGGCGACCAGGTAGATCACGCCGCCGACGGCGACCGAGAGGAAGGCCCACTGCCACACCTCGAGGTCGAGGCCCGCGACCCCCAGGTGGGAGGTCGACAGCGGCGCGTCCCCGGTCGGGGACGGAGCGGCCCCGAGCATCGCGTCTCCCAGCAGGCCGCAGACGAACAGCCCGATGATCAGCATGAACTGGCGCAGGGAGACGAGCATGCCGCGCATCGAGGCGGGCGAGGTCTCGGAGATGTAGGCGGGGGCGATGGTCATCGCCGCACCCATCGCCATCCCGGAGAAGAGGCGCCAGAACAGGAACATCGCCATCGAACTGCCGACGAAGGCGGTGCCGACGGAGGAGACGATGAACAGGATCGCGGCGATCACCATGATCGCCCGGCGGCCGATCCTGTCGGAGAGGCGCCCGGCGAGGAACGCCCCGAGCACGGCGCTGAGGACGCCGAAGGCCACGGCGAAGCCGAGCATGCCGGTGCTCGCGCCGGTGTGGAAGGCCAGTGCGTTCTTGACGACGTTCAGCGCCATCGCGTCCCAGCCGAACATGAGACCGGAGATGGACGCGGCCAGTGCGGCGCCCAGTGCGCGGCGACGTGCGGCGCGGGGGACGGTGGGGCTCGCCGCGGTGGGCGAGGAGGCGGCGGAAGCGGGGGTCGGACGGGTCATGCGAACAGGTCCTTTCCTGGTCGACAGGGGCGTCGGGGAGGCTGCCGGAGGCGGTCGGGCGCGGGGAGTCATCCCTGCGTGGCGCGACCTCGCGGGGAGAGCACGACGAGGGCGGCGCCGACGGCGCCGGCGAAGGCGTCGAGGCGGCCGCGGGCGAGCGGCACCAGCGGGAACCGCTCCCCCACCCCCTCGGCGACGAGGGGGCGGACGGCGTCGAGCAGATGGTCGTCGGTGTCGAAGAGGTCGCCGGTGAGGATGACTTCGTCGGGGTCCACCAGCGTGGTGGTGAGGACGAGGGCGCGCGCGATCGACCGTGCCACGCGATCGAGGACGGGCCGCAGCGCCGTCGGGTGGGCGACGAGCGCCCCGGGCAGTTCTGACGGGGAGCGCAGCACGATCCCGTGGGTCCGCAGGGCGGCGAGCACGGCAGGGGTGGAGGCGACCGTCTCCAGACAGCCGGATCGTCCGCAGCGGCAGGTCATGCCGGGCTCCTCGACCGGGAGGTGGCCCACCTCCCCGGCCATGCCGGCCGCTCCGAGGTCGAGAGCGCCCTCCCGGACGACGGCCCCTCCGACGCCCTGATAGCAGCGCACGTGCAGGGTAGTGCGCCCGTCCTCCGCGCTCGCCAGGTGCTCCGCGAACGCGGCGAAGCGGGTGGTGTTGTCCACCTGGACGGGAACGCCGTGACGCGCGGTGAGGTCGGCGACGAGGGCGCGCCAGGGGGCCCGCTCCGGACGCGTGAGGGAGATCGGGCCGGAGACGCCCAGGCCGATGCCGCGCAGGGCGGGGGTGCGCTCCGGGAGCTCGAGCCCGTCGAGCAGCTCGTGCACGATCCGGTGCCGGGGGCCGACGCCGAGGGCGTCCTCGTGTGCGCGCTCCTCCTGCGCGAGCGTCTCGCCGAGGATGTTCAGGGTGACCACGCGGACCGCGCCGTGGGCGAGGTCGATGCCGATCGCGCGCACGGCGTCGGGATCGACTGCGAGGCGCTCGGTGGGGCGGCCGCGGCCGTCCTGCTCGTCGTGCCCGACCACCGCGATCGCGCCCTCGTCCGTCAGGCGGGTCAGGACGGCGGAGACGGTGGAGCGTCCCAGTCCCGTCGTCTCGGCGATCCGGGCGCGGGTCAGCACCCCGCCTGCACGGAAGGCCTCGATGACCTCCCTCTCGCGTGCAGAGGCGGGAGCCTGATGAGACCCCGTCGTGGACATGGCGCCCACGCTAGAGGGCGCGATTTCTTCCGGGTGGCGGGTGCAGAATTAGCGCGCAGATGTACCTCACATCACATGTGACGGTGATGCTCGGCCGCTGCAGCGGAGGCACACCTCCGGTGCAGCCGTCCTCGAGCTCCCGGCGTCGGGCGGCCCACCCGGACCGGACCGTCACCAGCACCGACCGCACCCGTGACGCCGCGCCCCGGCAGGCGTAGCGTGCCTGCATGGCTCCTGATGCGCAGTCCACCCCGACCTCCGCCCCCGACCTCACCGCCGACGTCGTCGTCCTCGGCGGCGGCCCCGTCGGCGAGAACGTCGCCCAGTACGCGATCGAGGGCACCGAGATGACCGCCGTGCTCGTCGAGGGCGAGCTGCTCGGCGGGGAGTGCTCCTACTACGCCTGCATGCCCTCGAAGGCGCTGCTGCGCCCGCTGTCCGTGGCCGACGCCGCCGCGCACCTGCCGGGGGTCACCACCCCGACGGTGCAGCGCGAGGAGTTGCTGGCCCGGCGCGACACCTGGGTCTCCCACTACGACGACACCGGCCAGGTGGAGTGGGCCGAGGGGGCGGGATTGCAGGTGGTGCGCGGACGCGGCCGGATCGCCGGCGAGCGCGACGTGCTCGTCGAGTCCGGCGACGGCTCGGCGCCGACCCGCGTGCGGGCCCGTCGTGCGGTGGTGCTCGCGACCGGATCGCAGGCCGTCATCCCCGAACCGCTGCAGGCACTCGCCCCCTGGACGTCGCGCGATGCGACCGGGGTGCAGGAGGTCCCCGAGCAGCTGGTGATCATCGGCGGCGGCGTGGTCGCCGTGGAGGCCGCGACCTGGATGGCCGCCCTCGGATCGCAGGTGACGATGCTGGTGCGCGGCACCGGCCTGCTGACCGGCTTCGAGCCCTTCGCCGGGAAGCACGTGCTCGACGCCCTCGAGGCGCTCGGTGTCACCGTCGAGCTGGGCACCTCGGTGGTCTCCGGCGAGCGCGCCGCGGTCCGTGGG
Encoded proteins:
- a CDS encoding sulfatase-like hydrolase/transferase gives rise to the protein MSTTPSASVAATTGSAAPEPQGRRSILMLMTDQHRVDTMGCYGNTICRTPTLDALAASGTRFDNWFTPTAICTPARASLFTGAAPFRHKLLANHERNVGYIEDLPEDQWTVPEALREHGYECGLVGKWHVGEERTAADFGFEAEHYPGWHNTVDHPDYVAWLEEHGHPPYAISDRIRGTFPNGEVSNLLAARLHQPLEATFEHYLADRTIEMLTRYAEGARTGEAPFFVVSSFSGPHLPYVIPDEYFDLYDPADVELPRSIAEDFADKPPVQENYSRHWAFDTLTEEQSRKLIAVYWGYVTMIDHEFGRILAAMEELGLADTTAVAFSSDHGEFTGSHRLHDKGPAMYDDIYRTGGLLRVPGCPPQEREEFVTLLDLPATFLDLAGLDTSPAVDSRSLLPIVRGEQVEWDDHVLCEFHGHHFPIAQRMLRGRRYKLVVNPESRNEFYDLVTDPDELTNRYDDPELEEPRSEMLADLYRRLQARGDNFYHWMSSMYEVGRLDHDPTMSGLDEATYQG
- a CDS encoding ROK family transcriptional regulator; translated protein: MSTTGSHQAPASAREREVIEAFRAGGVLTRARIAETTGLGRSTVSAVLTRLTDEGAIAVVGHDEQDGRGRPTERLAVDPDAVRAIGIDLAHGAVRVVTLNILGETLAQEERAHEDALGVGPRHRIVHELLDGLELPERTPALRGIGLGVSGPISLTRPERAPWRALVADLTARHGVPVQVDNTTRFAAFAEHLASAEDGRTTLHVRCYQGVGGAVVREGALDLGAAGMAGEVGHLPVEEPGMTCRCGRSGCLETVASTPAVLAALRTHGIVLRSPSELPGALVAHPTALRPVLDRVARSIARALVLTTTLVDPDEVILTGDLFDTDDHLLDAVRPLVAEGVGERFPLVPLARGRLDAFAGAVGAALVVLSPRGRATQG
- a CDS encoding NAD(P)/FAD-dependent oxidoreductase, encoding MAPDAQSTPTSAPDLTADVVVLGGGPVGENVAQYAIEGTEMTAVLVEGELLGGECSYYACMPSKALLRPLSVADAAAHLPGVTTPTVQREELLARRDTWVSHYDDTGQVEWAEGAGLQVVRGRGRIAGERDVLVESGDGSAPTRVRARRAVVLATGSQAVIPEPLQALAPWTSRDATGVQEVPEQLVIIGGGVVAVEAATWMAALGSQVTMLVRGTGLLTGFEPFAGKHVLDALEALGVTVELGTSVVSGERAAVRGTGLGRIHGGPVRLQVEDARGRRDVTADEILAATGRRPALEDIGLEHLGLTTEDITGAPRPTSDDATGAPLPDWLHAVGDAGGEAPLTHWGKYRARVIGQAIRAGATGEALEPVPETVPVPQVVFTDPQVTSVGLTETAAREAGHAVVTAQVPFGGAAGSALLRDDVTGTAQIVVDTDTKTLVGATFVGAEASEVIHSATIAITGQVPVHVLRHAVPSYPTVSELWLRLLEELPQELRGA
- a CDS encoding sugar porter family MFS transporter, translated to MTRPTPASAASSPTAASPTVPRAARRRALGAALAASISGLMFGWDAMALNVVKNALAFHTGASTGMLGFAVAFGVLSAVLGAFLAGRLSDRIGRRAIMVIAAILFIVSSVGTAFVGSSMAMFLFWRLFSGMAMGAAMTIAPAYISETSPASMRGMLVSLRQFMLIIGLFVCGLLGDAMLGAAPSPTGDAPLSTSHLGVAGLDLEVWQWAFLSVAVGGVIYLVASLVTPESPRFLISRGRLEEARAVLVRTVGEQGVDQRVEEIRFSLGDHGGGFRSLLAPSGSNLQRIVWVGIGLAALQQLVGINAIFYYATTIFSTIGFDEQDALQQTLVLTGVKIAAIIVGMLLVDRIGRRPLLLWGSVAMFAALVVTAIVMLTAPQVAQDGGGLAPDLASNPMRGVLALVALCLYVFAYAGTWGPIMWVLIGEMFPNRLRGAATSVAGGVEWASNFAVTLTFPVLAAWSIGTTYALYAAVALVSIVFVLKFVPETKNLELEQMDQLATSRS